In Terriglobus aquaticus, the genomic window TAAAGATGACCAGGATGGCATAGCGGGCGTTGCGGATGAGGAACTTCGCGTCGGTGATGCCAAAGAGCGCGAGAAAGAAGACGACGACTGGCAGCTCAAAGCTGACGCCAAGACCGAAGATGATCGCGGAGAAGAAGCCCGTGTAGTCGTCGATGGTGATGATCGGGTGAAAGCGGTGGCCGAAGTCGCCGATGAGCACCTTGAGCGCGCCGGGCAGCACCCAGTGGTAGCCGAACCAGGCTCCGCCCAGAAAGAGGAACACGGTCGTGAACATGAACGGCCAGACGTACTTCTTCTCGTGCGCGTAGAGGCCGGGCGAGATGAAGAGCCACACCTGGTAGAGAATGTAGGGCGCTGCGAGGATGCCGCCGCCGTAGAGCGCCGTCTTAAGGTAGAGGTTCAGGCCGTCGGTGGGGTGGGTGAAGTTGAGCTGGTACTTCGCGACGTCCATGGGGTGCTGCACGATGTCGAAGAGCCGCTCGTGGAAGTAGTAGGCGACGCAGAAGCCGATGAGCAGGGCGATGGCGGAATGGATGAGGCGCGCGCGAAGCTCGGCCAGATGCTCCATGAGCGACATGCCGGGCAGTTCGGCACGGTCGGAGACGGCGGTTTTTACGTTGTCGATGACGTCGGGCATTGAGAAGTCTGGGTTCCGAGTGATGGTTGCGGGTTCTAAACGTGCGTGGCGCGCTCGCCCTCGCCCACCATGGCGGGCTGGCTGCGGTCAGGTGGTGGCGGAAGCTCGGCTGCGGGCTCTTCACTGCTCGATCCGGCGCCGAGCGAGGTCTGGCTGAGGGCGCCGCCGATGCTGTGCTCCGGGATCTCCGCCGCGGGTTCAGCAGGCGCGTAGCTGCGGGTGCGGGCCGAGCTTTCCATGGGCAGGCCGCTGGACGGCGGCATCATCTTGAGCTCGCCGGATTCGGCAATGGGCTGGACAGACGCGACCGCCGCCTCTGCTGCTTCGGGTGCGACCTCAGAGACCGGCGCCGGCATATGCGGGTGCGGCGGGTCCTCGACCGGAACGGCCGCAGGCGTTGGAGGCTGGAGCGCGGCGACCTTGGCCTGGTGCTCCTTTTGCTCTTCCAGGCGCAGTTCGTCTTCCATCTGCATGCGGAAGTCGTTGGAGGCTTTGCGGAACTCGGCCATCAGCTTGCCAAGCTGCCGAGCCAGTTGCGGCAGCTTCTTGGGGCCTAAGAGCATGAGCGCCAGCACAAAGATAAAGATGGAATCGCCCATGCTTGGCATACAGCGAATGATAAAGCAGCGGCGCGGGCGGCTGCGGCGGATGGTGTCGGCAGGTGAGTTCCCGGGCGTTTAGTGGGGGCGGTCGGGACGGGTGAACCGCTCGTCCAGCGGCTGGCGCTCGCTGGCATCCTGCTCGGGGGTACGCCAGGAGGTGATGGCGGACTGACCCTGCTCCCAGCACAGCAGAACGACTTCATCGTCGAGCTGGAAGGGGAACTCCAGCAGGCCGCGCTGCAGGTCGTTCACCGAAACGCCGATCTCTTCGATCTCCTGCAAGGTGTCGCGGGCCTCGGCGACGGCCTTTTCCTGCTCACTTTTCAGCCTGGCCACATGCAAGAGGTCCACATGCATGCCGCCGTTGACAAAGATGGCCTGGTGAAGCGACTGCAGGGCGTGTTCCCGCGCCGTAGCTTGACCGGCAGCGGCTTGCGCGCGTTCCAGCAGCGAGGTCAGAACGGGCAACAGGGTTTGCGCTTCGGGAAGAGTGAACGTGCGCATCTGGTACTACGATAGCGGAGCCCGGCGCCTGTGTTGCGCGCCGGCAGCATCAGCCAAGCTGCTCCCCTGCCCTGACCTGGTGGCCGCGCAGGAACTCGGCCGCGGGCATGCGCTTCTTGCCTTCCATCTGGACCTCGTCCAGGGACAGCGCGGAGCCGTTGCCACATGCCACGAGCATGCCGGGGCTGTTCAGATGGTCACCCACTGCAAGGACGGTGCCGGGGATGGCCGACGGACGGGATGCCGCCAGGCGCATGCTGTGGACGATCAGCTTCTTGCCACGTATTGCGGTGAACGCACCCGGCCAGGGCTGGAAGCCGCGGAACCGGGCGTGGATGCTGGCGGCCGGCAGGGTCCAGTCGATCCGCGCGTCGTCGCGGGTGAGCGGGCGGGCGTGGGTGGCCAACGCGTTGTTTTGCGGCTCGGGATGGATCGTGCCGGCTTCGAGGCCTACAAGCGCTTCGACCATCAGGTCCGCGCCCAAGTGGGAGAGGGAAAGGAATAGGTCGGCTGAGGTGGTTTCCGGCGTGATCGGGACCGCCCGCCGCAGCAGCATGGGGCCGGTGTCGAGCCCGGCGTCGAGGCGCATTATGGTCACGCCTGTTTCCTCGTCTCCCGCTGCGATGGCCCACTGAATAGGTGCGGCGCCGCGC contains:
- the fmt gene encoding methionyl-tRNA formyltransferase; this encodes MKLVFCGTPQFAVPTLEALVAAGHDVALALSQPDRPVGRDATVAPTPVKAAALAHGIPVEQPEKIKTNEALRAQLEAIQPDAIIVVAYGRILPQWMLDLPGFGCLNGHGSLLPRWRGAAPIQWAIAAGDEETGVTIMRLDAGLDTGPMLLRRAVPITPETTSADLFLSLSHLGADLMVEALVGLEAGTIHPEPQNNALATHARPLTRDDARIDWTLPAASIHARFRGFQPWPGAFTAIRGKKLIVHSMRLAASRPSAIPGTVLAVGDHLNSPGMLVACGNGSALSLDEVQMEGKKRMPAAEFLRGHQVRAGEQLG
- a CDS encoding DUF2203 domain-containing protein, which translates into the protein MRTFTLPEAQTLLPVLTSLLERAQAAAGQATAREHALQSLHQAIFVNGGMHVDLLHVARLKSEQEKAVAEARDTLQEIEEIGVSVNDLQRGLLEFPFQLDDEVVLLCWEQGQSAITSWRTPEQDASERQPLDERFTRPDRPH
- the tatC gene encoding twin-arginine translocase subunit TatC: MPDVIDNVKTAVSDRAELPGMSLMEHLAELRARLIHSAIALLIGFCVAYYFHERLFDIVQHPMDVAKYQLNFTHPTDGLNLYLKTALYGGGILAAPYILYQVWLFISPGLYAHEKKYVWPFMFTTVFLFLGGAWFGYHWVLPGALKVLIGDFGHRFHPIITIDDYTGFFSAIIFGLGVSFELPVVVFFLALFGITDAKFLIRNARYAILVIFIIAAIICPLPDPLSMCLFAMPMLVLYLISIGVAYMVHPARKKNLPAAA
- a CDS encoding twin-arginine translocase TatA/TatE family subunit yields the protein MPSMGDSIFIFVLALMLLGPKKLPQLARQLGKLMAEFRKASNDFRMQMEDELRLEEQKEHQAKVAALQPPTPAAVPVEDPPHPHMPAPVSEVAPEAAEAAVASVQPIAESGELKMMPPSSGLPMESSARTRSYAPAEPAAEIPEHSIGGALSQTSLGAGSSSEEPAAELPPPPDRSQPAMVGEGERATHV